A stretch of the Neofelis nebulosa isolate mNeoNeb1 chromosome 1, mNeoNeb1.pri, whole genome shotgun sequence genome encodes the following:
- the POGLUT2 gene encoding protein O-glucosyltransferase 2 isoform X1, with product MLSTCGCNSLSPSQSIFPCSFRNVSGFPLLLDILTGETKPLHFAGSCVSSTYFCLSCCKECTHPAVKKSFGSSLSGAALCFQVDFCRFTSSPGEKVFQIKISAPEEQFTRVGVQVLDRKDGSFIVRYRMYASYQNLKVEVKFQGQHVAKSPYILKGPVYHENCDCPLEDSAAWLQEMNCPETITQIQKDLAHFPTVDPEKIAAEIPKRFGQRQSLCHYTLKDNKVYIKTHGEHVGFRIFMDAILLSLTRKVKMPDVEFFVNLGDWPLEKKKSTSHIHPIFSWCGSTDSKDIVMPTYDLTDSVLETMGRVSLDMMSVQANTGPPWESKNSTAVWRGRDSRKERLELVKLSRKHPELIDAAFTNFFFFKHDESLYGPIVKHISFFDFFKHKYQINVDGTVAAYRLPYLLVGDSVVLKQDSIYYEHFYNELQPWKHYIPVKSNLSDLLEKLKWAKDHDEEAKKIAKAGQEFARNNLMGDDIFCYYFKLFQEYANLQVSEPQIREGMQRVEAQTEDDLFPCTCHRRQTKDEL from the exons ATGCTATCCACATGCGGTTGTAACAGCCTTTCCCCATCCCAATCAATTTTTCCCTGTAGCTTTAGAAATGTTTCCGGATTCCCTCTTCTCCTAGATATTCTGACAGGGGAGACAAAGCCTCTGCACTTTGCTGGAAGTTGTGTTTCTTCTACCTACTTTTGCTTAAGCTGTTGTAAGGAATGTACACACCCAGCTGTGAAAAAGTCGTTTGGTTCATCCCTCTCTGGTGCTGCCCTCTGCTTTCAGGTAGACTTCTGCAG GTTCACATCTTCTCCAGGTGAAAAGGTGTTCCAGATTAAAATCTCAGCACCAGAAGAGCAGTTCACTAGAGTTGGAGTCCAGGTTTTAGACCGGAAGGATGGATCCTTCATAGTAAGATACAGAATGTATGCAAGCTACCAAAACCTGAAGGTAGAAGTTAAATTCCAAGGTCAACATGTTGCCAaatctccatatattttaaaag GGCCAGTTTACCATGAAAACTGTGATTGTCCTTTGGAAGATAGTGCAGCCTGGTTGCAGGAGATGAACTGCCCAGAGACCATAACTCAGATTCAGAAAGATCTGGCACATTTTCCTACGGTTGATCCAGAAAAGATTGCAGCAGAAATCCCCAAAAGATTTGGACAAAGACAAAGCTTGTGTCATTATACCTTGAAGGACAACAAG GTTTACATCAAGACTCACGGTGAACATGTAGGCTTTAGAATTTTCATGGATGCCATACTACTTTCTCTGACTAGaaaa GTGAAGATGCCAGATGTGGAGTTTTTCGTTAATCTGGGAGACTGgcctttggaaaaaaagaaatccacctCGCACATCCATCCAATCTTTTCCTGGTGTGGCTCCACGGATTCCAAGGATATCGTGATGCCTACCTACGACCTGACTGACTCTGTTCTAGAAACCATGGGCCG AGTAAGTCTGGATATGATGTCTGTGCAAGCTAACACAGGTCCTCCCTGGGAAAGCAAGAACTCCACCGCTGTCTGGAGAGGGCGAGACAGTCGCAAAGAGAGACTGGAACTGGTTAAGCTCAGCAGGAAACACCCAGAACTTATAGACGCTGCCTTCACcaacttcttcttctttaaacatGATGAAAGCCTATATGGTCCTATCGtgaaacacatttcattttttgatttcttcaag cACAAGTACCAAATAAACGTTGATGGCACTGTCGCAGCGTATCGCCTGCCATACCTCCTCGTCGGTGACAGTGTTGTGCTGAAGCAGGACTCCATCTACTACGAGCACTTTTACAATGAGCTGCAGCCATGGAAGCACTACATTCCAGTGAAAAGTAACCTGAGCGATCTCCTGGAAAAacttaaatgggcaaaagatcatGACGAAGAG GCAAAGAAGATAGCAAAAGCAGGACAGGAATTTGCAAGAAATAATCTCATGGGCGATGAcatattctgttattattttaaacttttccag GAATATGCCAATTTGCAAGTGAGTGAGCCCCAAATCCGAGAGGGCATGCAGAGGGTAGAAGCACAGACTGAAGATGACCTCTTTCCTTGCACGTGCCATAGGAGACAG
- the POGLUT2 gene encoding protein O-glucosyltransferase 2 isoform X2: MFSILLLYCFFLGTVPALAETGGERRLSPEKSEVWGPGLKAAVVLPARYFYIQAVDTSGNKFTSSPGEKVFQIKISAPEEQFTRVGVQVLDRKDGSFIVRYRMYASYQNLKVEVKFQGQHVAKSPYILKGPVYHENCDCPLEDSAAWLQEMNCPETITQIQKDLAHFPTVDPEKIAAEIPKRFGQRQSLCHYTLKDNKVYIKTHGEHVGFRIFMDAILLSLTRKVKMPDVEFFVNLGDWPLEKKKSTSHIHPIFSWCGSTDSKDIVMPTYDLTDSVLETMGRVSLDMMSVQANTGPPWESKNSTAVWRGRDSRKERLELVKLSRKHPELIDAAFTNFFFFKHDESLYGPIVKHISFFDFFKHKYQINVDGTVAAYRLPYLLVGDSVVLKQDSIYYEHFYNELQPWKHYIPVKSNLSDLLEKLKWAKDHDEEAKKIAKAGQEFARNNLMGDDIFCYYFKLFQEYANLQVSEPQIREGMQRVEAQTEDDLFPCTCHRRQTKDEL; this comes from the exons ATGTTTAGCATTTTGCTGCTTTACTGCTTCTTTCTGGGGACAGTGCCAGCACTTGCTGAGACCGGCGGAGAGAGGCGACTGAGTCCGGAGAAGAGCGAAGTATGGGGACCCGGGCTGAAGGCAGCTGTCGTGCTTCCCGCTCGCTATTTCTACATTCAGGCGGTGGATACATCAGGAAATAA GTTCACATCTTCTCCAGGTGAAAAGGTGTTCCAGATTAAAATCTCAGCACCAGAAGAGCAGTTCACTAGAGTTGGAGTCCAGGTTTTAGACCGGAAGGATGGATCCTTCATAGTAAGATACAGAATGTATGCAAGCTACCAAAACCTGAAGGTAGAAGTTAAATTCCAAGGTCAACATGTTGCCAaatctccatatattttaaaag GGCCAGTTTACCATGAAAACTGTGATTGTCCTTTGGAAGATAGTGCAGCCTGGTTGCAGGAGATGAACTGCCCAGAGACCATAACTCAGATTCAGAAAGATCTGGCACATTTTCCTACGGTTGATCCAGAAAAGATTGCAGCAGAAATCCCCAAAAGATTTGGACAAAGACAAAGCTTGTGTCATTATACCTTGAAGGACAACAAG GTTTACATCAAGACTCACGGTGAACATGTAGGCTTTAGAATTTTCATGGATGCCATACTACTTTCTCTGACTAGaaaa GTGAAGATGCCAGATGTGGAGTTTTTCGTTAATCTGGGAGACTGgcctttggaaaaaaagaaatccacctCGCACATCCATCCAATCTTTTCCTGGTGTGGCTCCACGGATTCCAAGGATATCGTGATGCCTACCTACGACCTGACTGACTCTGTTCTAGAAACCATGGGCCG AGTAAGTCTGGATATGATGTCTGTGCAAGCTAACACAGGTCCTCCCTGGGAAAGCAAGAACTCCACCGCTGTCTGGAGAGGGCGAGACAGTCGCAAAGAGAGACTGGAACTGGTTAAGCTCAGCAGGAAACACCCAGAACTTATAGACGCTGCCTTCACcaacttcttcttctttaaacatGATGAAAGCCTATATGGTCCTATCGtgaaacacatttcattttttgatttcttcaag cACAAGTACCAAATAAACGTTGATGGCACTGTCGCAGCGTATCGCCTGCCATACCTCCTCGTCGGTGACAGTGTTGTGCTGAAGCAGGACTCCATCTACTACGAGCACTTTTACAATGAGCTGCAGCCATGGAAGCACTACATTCCAGTGAAAAGTAACCTGAGCGATCTCCTGGAAAAacttaaatgggcaaaagatcatGACGAAGAG GCAAAGAAGATAGCAAAAGCAGGACAGGAATTTGCAAGAAATAATCTCATGGGCGATGAcatattctgttattattttaaacttttccag GAATATGCCAATTTGCAAGTGAGTGAGCCCCAAATCCGAGAGGGCATGCAGAGGGTAGAAGCACAGACTGAAGATGACCTCTTTCCTTGCACGTGCCATAGGAGACAG